The Meiothermus ruber DSM 1279 genome includes the window TGGCCTTTCACCCTGGGGGCCTTTGTGCTGGCGGGTCTGCTGGCGTTTGTGTTGTATGCCACCCGGACGGGGCTTTCGCTGCGTTCGGTGGGCGAGAACCCGGCGGCTGCCGACCTGCTGGGCATCAACGTACTGCGGGTGCGCTACGCTGCGGTGGCGGCGGGTGGGTCGCTGGCCGGGCTGGCCGGGGCCTACCTTTCGCTGGTCTACCGCCCCTCCTGGACCGATGGTATGACCGCGGGGCTGGGCTGGATTGCGGTGGCGTTGGTGATTTTTGTGGGCTGGAGCCCTGTGCGGGCCGTATTCGGGGCGGTCTTTTTCGGGCTTCTGTACTACCTGCAGTTCCGGTTGCAGGGGCAGGTGGCCGTCCCTTCAGAGGTATTTGCGAGCCTGCCCTACCTTCTGGTTATACTTGTGCTGGCTTTGTCCGGGCTGCGCGGGCAGCAGGGCAACGCCCCTGAAGCGCTGGGAAAACCCTATCGGCGAGGTGAACGCTAAAGCCTACCCGACAAGGGCATGTTGGGTGGGCTGGTTGAAGGGGGATGTATGCGAAAGACTTGGTTGATCGGTACGGTGATGGCGCTGGTGCTTGGCCTGGGGATGGCCCAGCAGTCCAACCTCAAAGCCTGCTTTATCTATGTAGGCCCCATCGGCGATGTGGGCTGGACTTACGCCCACGACGAGGCCCGGCGGGCTGCTGAGAAGGCCATTCCGGGTCTTACCACCCAGTACGTGGAGTCGGTTAAGCCGGCCGACACCCTGGCCACGGTAGACCGGCTGGTTGCGGGCGGTTGCAACGTAATCTTCACCACCTCCTTCGACTTCATGGATCCGACCCTCGAGGCCGCCAAGAAGTACCCCGAGGTCATCTTTGCCCATGCATCCGGCTTTAAGCGGGCCCCCAACATGCTCACCTACATGGCCGATTTCTACCAGATCTACTACCTGAACGGCCTGATGGCGGGCGCCCTCACCAAGAGCGGCAAGGTGGGCTATGTGGCGGCTTTCCCCATCCCCGAGCTCAAGCGCCACATCTCGGCTTTCGCCCTGGGCGTGCGCGCGGTCAACCCCCGGGCCACCGTGAATGTGAAGTGGATCAACGCCTGGTACGACCCCGTGAAGGCCCGTGAGGCCGCCGAGGCCCTGATGGCCGAGGGCAACGATATCCTGGCCTTTACCGAGGACACCGCCACGGTCATCCAGACCGCGGCCCGGCGCCGGGTGCCCAGCTTCAGCCACTACAACTCGATGTACAAGTACGCGCCCGACTACGTGGTCTCGGGGCAGTTGGTGGACTGGAGCGTCATTTACATCGACATCCTGAAAAAGGTGCAGAACGGCACCTACACCCCCAGGAACCTGCAAAACGTGGACTACTGGTGGCTGGCCCGCGAGAAAGCGGTGATGCTGGGGGCCCAGGTGGGCATGCCCATCAACCCCAAGTTCGAGGCGGCCCTGAAGCAGGCCAGCATGACCGTGAACGGCAAGAAAGTGAGCGTCTACGACCGGGTGATGGAGCTGTACAAAGACATCCAGAGCGCCAACCCCAAATGGGATCCCTTCACCGGCCCCATCCGTGACCGCAACGGGATTCTGCGCGTGCCGGCAGGGCGCAAGATGACCGTGAAGGAGCTCAACGAGATGCAGTGGGTGGCCCCTGGGGTGGTGGGCCCGGTGCCAGACGAGCCCAAATAATCTCAGCGGAAGCTTTCTGCCTGGCCTGGTCTGTCCAGGCCAGGTTTTTTTGGCAGGGCGGGCCTGCGCTTGCGAGGGGCCTGGGCTTGCCTGTACCATGCGCAGAACATGAACCTCCAGCTATCCGATCTCCAGTACGCAGTGGACGTGGCGATGGGCCGTCAGCCGGGAAGCCTGCTGCTCAAAAATGCGCGGCTGGTCAATGTGTTCACGCTGGAAATCCAGCACACCCACATCCTGCTGGCCGGGCGGCTGATAGCCGCGGTGGGGCCGGCGTACGCTCAGGCCCCGGCAGCCGAGGTGGTGGATCTGGAGGGCCGCTGGGTGGCCCCCGGCCTGATTGACGGGCACGTGCACCTCGAGTCCTCCCTGGTCTCGCCGGCGGAGTACGCCAAGGGGGTGGTGCCCCGGGGGGTGACCGGGGTGGTCACCGACCCCCACGAGATCGCCAATGTGGCCGGGGTAGCGGGCATCGAGTGGCTGATGCAGGCCAGCGAGGGGCTGCCCCTGGAGGTCTGGATCACCGTGCCCTCCTCGGTGCCTTCCACGCCCCTCGAGACCAGCGGTGCGGTGCTGGGGCTGGCCGAAATTGAGCGGCTGCTGGCCCACCCGAGGGTGGTGGGGGTGGCCGAGCTGATGAGCTTTCCGGCCATCCTGGCCGCCGACGCCACCGAGCTTGGCAAGGTGCTCCTGGCCGAGCGCTCCCGCAAGTCGCCCGAAGGCCATGCCCCCACCCTGGTGGGGCCTGCGCTGCAGGGCTATTTAGCCAGCGGCATCGCCTCCGATCACGAGAGCACCACCCTGGAGGAGGGGCGGGCCAAGCTCGAGGCCGGCTGCTTCCTGATGGTGCGCGAAGGCTCGACCACCCGCAACCTGGAGGCCCTGGCCCCGCTGCTGCGCCCGGAACATGGTGAGCGCATCGGCCTGGTGACCGACGATCGGCTGCCCTCCGACCTGCTCAGGGAGGGTGGGGTGGACTTCCTGGTGCGCAAGGCCATCGGGCTGGGGGTAGACCCGGCCTATGCCATCCGCGCCGGTAGCTGGAACGTGGCCCGCCACTACCGTCTTTTGCGCCGAGGCGCTATTGCCCCCGGCTTCCAGGCCGACCTGGTGGTGCTGGACGACCTGCACAGCTTCCGGGCCCAGGCCGTCTACCAGCAAGGCCGCCGGGTGGCCCGCCAGGGGCGGCTGGAGGTGGCCCTGCCCAAGACCGAAGTCTCGGGGGCGGTTTCGCACACCGTGCGGCTGCCCGAACTGCACCCCCAGGATCTGCAAATACCGGCCAGCCCGGGGAAGGTGCGGGTGATCCGGGCCATACCGCACCAGGTGCTAACCGCCGAGGAGCACCTCGAGCCCACCGTGCGCGATGGGGAGGTGGTGGCCGACCCCAGCCGCGACCTGGCCAAGCTGGTGTGTTTTGAGCGCCACGGCAAAAACGGCCGCATCGGTAAGGGTCTGGTGACCGCGTTTGGCCTGCAAAAAGGAGCCCTGGCCTGCACGGTGGGCCACGACCACCACAACCTGATGGCGGTGGGGGTCTCGGACGCCGACATCGTAACGGCGGCCCGCCGGCTCTGGGCCCTGGGCGGTGGGATGGTGGCGGTGGCCGACGGCGAGGTGCTGGCCGAGCTGGCCCTGCCCATCGCCGGCCTGATGACCGATGAGCCGCTGGAGGTGGTGGACGCCCGGCTACAGGACCTCGAGGCCGCCGCCAAAACCCTGGGGGTGACCCTGCCCGACCCCTACATGGCGCTTTCCTTCCTGGGCCTGGCGGTGATCCCCGAGCTGCGCCTGACCGACCACGGTCTGGTGGATGTGCGGCAGGGGGCGGTGGTGGGGCTCTTTGTAGAATAGGTCGGCATGACCGTTCTACTGCGTGGCCTGATCCTTCACACACCCCACAACCCCTTCCATACCGCCGGGGCCCTCGAGGCCTTTTCCGACGGGGGATTGGCTCTGCGGGATGGGCAGATCGTCGCGCTGGGCAGCTTTTCCGAGGTTCGAAAACACCACCCCGAGGCCCCGGTGCAGGACTGCCGCGAAGGGGTGCTGCTGCCGGGACTGGTGGACACCCACGTGCACTACCCGCAGACCCGGGTGATTGGCGCGATGGGCTACTCGCTGCTGGACTGGCTGGAAAAGCGCACCCTGCCCCTGGAGGCCCGGCTTTCCGACAACAGGCTGGCCCGTGAGCTGGCCCGCGAGTTCGTCTGGCTCCTCTTGCGCAACGGCACCACCACCGCGCTGGTCTTCGGCTCGCACTTTCAGGGGGCTACCGCCAACCTGTTTGGGGCCGCCGAGGACGTGGGCCTGCGCATCATCGCTGGGCAGGTCTGCTCCGACCGCATGCTGCGCCCCGAGCTGCACACCACCCCCGAGCGGAGCTACGCCGAGCAGAAGATGCTCATCCAGCGTTTTCATGGCCGGGGCCGGTTGCGCTACGCGGTGACCCCCCGCTTTGCCCTCTCGGCCTCGGAGGGGTTGCTCGAGGTCTGCCAGGCGCTTTTGCAGGAGCACCCCGACCTGCACTTCACCACCCACATCAACGAGAACCTCGAGGAGATTCGCACCGTAGCCGAGCTTTTCCCCTGGAGCCAGCACTACCTGCACACCTACGACCGCTTCGGCCTGGTCACCGAGCGCTCGGTCTTTGCCCACAACGTCCACCCCACCGAACCCGAACTGGCCCGCCTGGCCGAAGCCCGGGCGGCCATCGCCCACTGCCCTAGCTCCAACGCCTTTATCGGCAGCGGCATCTTCCCCATGAACCGACACCTGCGGCACGGGGTTCGCTTCGGGCTGGGCTCGGACGTGGGGGGCGGCACCGGGTTCAGCCTGCTCAAGGAGGGCCTGATGGCCTACCTGGCCCAGCGCTACGCCCCCGAGGGGGTGGGCCTGACCCCGGCCCACCTGCTTTACCTGGCTACCCAGGCCGGGGCCGAGGTGCTGGGCCTGGGCGAGACCGTGGGGAGTTTGACCCCCGGCAAGGCCGCCGACGTGATCTGGGTGCGGCCCGAACCCGGCAGCACCCTCGAGGTGCACTTCCGCCACCTGGACTCGGCAGAGGACTTGCTGGGCTCGCTCTTCACCCTGCACGGCGAGGCCCAGGTGCACAGGGTCTGGCTCGAGGGCCGCGAAGTGATGGTATCTTGACCCGCATGGAACAGGTGTATGTGCTTCCGGCCTCGGTGTTTCCAGCGGCCCAGGCTTCCCTCATCCCGCTCGAGGCCGCGCTCTTACGGAGAATTGAGCAGGAGGGGTTTTTCCTCAAGCGCCCCCAGGCCGAGGAAGACCCCACCCACCGCCAGATCATCCCCTATGCGGTGGTGCGCCACCGGGGCCGGTTTTTCCTGATGCGCCGCACCAAAGGCGGGGCCGAGGCCCGGCTCCACAACCGGTACACCCTGGGCGTGGGCGGGCACATCAACCCCGAAGATGTGGGCGGCAACCCGGTCTTGGATGGGCTGCGCCGCGAACTTCTGGAAGAGGTGGGCGTTCGGGCCTACACCGCGCAGCCCGTGGGCTTCATCGTTATGGCCGACAGCCCGGTGAGCCGGGTGCACGCGGGCGTGGTGTTTGTGGTAGAGGCGGAAGACGAACCGCGGGTGATGGAAGCGGAGAAGCTCGAGGGCCGCCTGGCCTCGCTGGAAGAGGTGCAGCAGGTGTACGAGGGGCTCGAGGGCTGGTCGAAGGTGGTGGTGGACTGGCTCAGGGCTAGATGTTTTTGAAAGCCAGAATCTCGAGGGCATCTTGGCGGTTTCCGTCACAACTGATACGGCGGGGCGCTGGCAGGACGATGATTGCATAGCCCGCTTTGGTGTAGAGTTCGTGAATTCGATCGGTGAGTTGGTTGGAAATTATCACGGGGCCGCGATGCTTTTCTAGGTACTCCACCAAACGAACCTGATCATTCCAGGAAAACCCTCCCGGACTGTACTGCGTGAATTCAACGTCATAAGGCGGATCGGCGTACACGAAAGCGTCGGGGTCAATTGCAAGTTCGCTGAAGTCGCCGGTCTTAAACTCCCAGTCGCGGAAAACTTCTCTGTAGCCTGAGAAATCGGTCTGGTAGTTGACCGTCTTATACTTTCCAAACGGCACATTAAACTCACCCGAAGCGTTGAAGCGACACAGCCCGTTGTAGCCCGTTCGGTTGAGATAGTAGAACAGCGCCGCCGCTTCAGCAGTATTGGCTCTTTTCTCACGTATGAGCTGATTGAAACGCTTGCGATAGTCTAGATAGAATTCCCGCTCGTAAACCATTGGTATCGAAATTTGCAGCCCACGTCGAACCCACTGATAAAAGTTGATCAGATGAGGGTTGCTATCGTTCAGCAGAGCTGATTTAGGTCTCAGGCCCAAAGTGACCCCCATTCCGCCAACAAAGGGTTCGACGAAAAGCCGGTCACGGTGTTTAGACCAGTGCGGCTGGAGGTGTTTCACCAGCCAGCGTTTCCCTCCAGCCCACTTGAGCAGCGGAGGCAGGTCAGCCCTAAAAAGCGGTTCGGCTACCATTGGTCACCTCATTCTCTACAAAAAAACCGCTTGAACCAAAGATCGGCATATTCCTCGCGCACGAACCCCTCAACCATAGCCCAGCGTTCGTAGGATTGGCGAAAGCCTGCCCCGGAAAACACAACGATGGAATGAACACCCAACAAACGGTCTCGTTTGGCTTCCTCAAGGGCCCGAAACAGCTTGTCTTCTGCCGAGCCACTGGTTTTTTGTTCTTTACACTCAATATAGAGGTAGGGTTTGAGTTCACCGTTCTCCTTTCGCAAAACGGCAATATCTACCCTTCTACCGGTTTCTCGAATGGCACTTCCCAATGGAGAGAGGTATTCCTCTTGCACTACATAATCGTTCAGTCCACAGTTTTTTAGGATTTGCTCCAGTAAAAACTTGATTCGCTCACGTAGGCTTGCGGACATACCAAGAGTTTATGATAGGAACCATTATCTGACCAGATCATCTGAAGAAGACAGAACCGAACCTGCTAGACTTGGCTATCCGGTTGTTATAAACTTTGACTCGGTATAAAAATAGCTAACCCAAAGCTATAACCCTTTTTCGCCTGGAGGACAGAATGCGAATCAAGAAGATCGGTGTGGTGGGTTCGGGGACGATGGGCGGTGCGATTGCCGCGCTGGCGGCCTCGGCGGGGGTGCCGGTGGTGATGCTGGACATTCCCGGCCAGGAAGACAAGCTCGAGCTGGTCAAAAAAGGCCTCGAGCGCCAGCTCAAGAGCAAGCCGGCTAGCTTCATGGACAAAAGCCGGGCCTCCTTAATCGAGCTGGGCACCACCGACGAGCTGGAAAAACTCAAAGACTGCGACTGGATCGTGGAGGTCATCATCGAGAAGCCGGAGCCCAAGCAGGCTTTGTTCGCCCGGATCGAGGCCCTGGGCACCCAGGCCATCGTGAGCTCCAACACCTCCGGCATCCCCATGAAAACCCTGCTGGAGGGGCGGGGTGAGGCCTTCCGCAAGCGCTTTTTGGGCACGCACTTCTTCGCCCCGGTGCGCTACCTGCACCTGCTGGAACTGATTCCCACCCCCGAGACCGACCCGGCGGTGCTCGAGACCATGCGCCGCTTTGGCGAGCGCATTCTGGGTAAGGGCACGGTCATCTGCAAAGACGCCCCCGGCTTCATCGCCAACCGGCTGGGGGTGTTTGGGATGGCCCAGGCCATGCGCCTGATGATGTCGGAGGGCCTCACCATCGACGAGGTGGACGCCCTCACCGGCCCGCTGGTGGGTCGCCCCAAGAGCGCCACCTTCCGTACCGGCGACATCTCCGGTCTGGACGTGCTCAAGCTGGTCTCCACCGAGCTTTCGCACACCACCGGCGAGGACTTCCGTATGCCCGACTGGGTAGAGAGCCTCATCCAGCAGGGCCACCTGGGCGAGAAAACCGGGGCTGGCTTCTACAAAAAGGTGGGCAAGGACATCTACACCTACGACTACACCAGCGGCGAGTACAAGCCCCAGCAGAAACTGCGCCTGGATGAAATCGCCGCCATCAAAGACCTGCCCCTCAACGAGCGCTTGAAGCGGGTGGGCGACCTGCCCGGCAAGTACGGGGCTTTTGCCCGCAAGCTGTTTTTGTACAACGCCCACTACGCCCTCGAGAAAGCCCAGGAAATCGCCTACGACATCGTCTCGGTAGACCGGGCGCTGGAGTGGGGCTTCGCCTGGGAGCAGGGCCCCTTCAAGAACATGGACGCGGTGGGCCTGGACTACCTGCGCAAGGGCTTCGCTGAGCTGGGCCTGCCCGAGCCCGAGCTGCTCAAAAAAGCCCAGGGCAGCTTCTACAAAGACGGCCACTACCTGGGCTTCGATGGGCAGTACCACCCCATCCCGGCGGAAGAGGGGGTGATCCGACTGCAAACGGTTAAGCAGGCCGGCAAGACCCTGCTGGAAGGGAAGGAGTACGCCCTGCTCGACCTGGGCGATGGGGTGGCCCTCTTCGAGAACCGGGCCAAGATGGGCACCTGGGGGGACGGCTCCATCTCCGGGCTGCACAAAGCCCTGGACTGGGTGGAGGCCAACGGCTATGCGGGGCTGGTGATCGGGCACGAAGACCCCCGCACCTTTAGCGCCGGGGCCAACCTGGCGCTGGTGCTGATGGCCGCCCAGGAGGGGGCCTGGGACGACCTCGAGCTAGCCACCCGCCGCTTCCAGCAGACCTCCATGCGCCTGCGCCGCTCACCCTTCCCGGTGGTGGCCGCGCCCTTCGGCCTGACCCTGGGTGGCGGGGCCGAGTTCAGCCTGCACAGCAGCGCCATTCAGGCCCACGCCGAGCTTTACATGGGCCTGGTCGAGACCGGGGTGGGCCTGCTGCCCGGTGGGGGCGGCACCAAGGAGATGCTTTTCCGCTTCACCCAGGAGCTTGCGGCCTATGGGCCCGAGATTGACCTGTTCGAAGGGGTCAAGCGGGCCTTCCAGATGATCATGCTGGCCCAGACCAGCACCAGCGCCCTCGAGGCCCGCAACATGGGCTTTTTGCGCCCGAGCGACGGTATCAGCATGAACCGCGACCGCCTGATCGCCGACGCCAAGCGCCGGGTGCTCTTCATGGCCCCCGACTTCGTGCCACAACCCCCCATGAAGGTGCGGGCCCTGGGCAAGGAGGCGCTGGGCAACCTGCACTACGCCCTGTGGCAGTTCCAGGAAGCCAAACAGGCCAGCGAGCACGACGTGGTGGTGGGCAAAGCCGTGGCCTACGTCCTGTGCGGTGGCGACGGGCCGGCCCGCGAGGTAACCGAGCAGGACATCCTGGATCTGGAACGCGAAGGCTTCCTCAAACTCCTGGGCACCAAGAAAACCCAGGAGCGCATCGCCCATACCCTCAAGACCGGCAAACCTCTGAGAAACTAAGCACCCAACCGATGGCAGTCCGGGCCCCGCTCGAGTGCAAAAATCACCGGTGGGGCCCGGTGGTCTTGCTAGGGTGGGCCTTGGGGGGGATGATTCGGGGAATGGCCCAGCTCGACGCCGTCAAGGGAGTTGCACAGGCGCTCAAGCACCTGGAAAGGGGAGAAGCTGCGCAGGCCCTGCGAGTGCTCGATAAAGTTTCCTGGGCAGATCTGGGCTGGCCGGATTACTGGCGGGTGCGGGCCGAGGCTTTTTTGCTGCTGGGGGAGGCCAGACGGGCGGCCAAGTGCGCCGAGGAAGGTTTGCACGAGGCCCCGGATAACCTCGAGCTGCTTGTGGTGTACATTCGTGCTTTGCTGCAAGCGCAGGACTACCACAAGGCCCAGGAGGCGCTGAACCACGCGTCGCAGCTATTTCCGCAGAGCCTCGAGCTCCAGCAGTTGGCCGAGACCCTTGCACAGCACGAAACAGCTAGCCACCCCCTGCCCCCTTCGCCAATGGAAGCCTGGCGCCAGCCCAAAAACCGGCCCTCGAGGAAGCCACTGTTTGATGAGGCCGAGGCCCGGGCCATCCGCCGGGCTTTCCAAACCCCTGCCTATAAGCCGAGAAACCGGCCAGGTTTTGTGCTCCGGGCCTTTTTGTGCCTGCTGCTGGGCCTGGGCTTGTACTGGCTCTGGGCGCGAAACCCTGGCTGAGACCGGGGATCACACCCAATGTGGGCTGTGATTCGTAGGATGCCGGCAGGATTTCGTATGCTGTTGTGGATGCGTCGCTGGATCTGGTTTGTTCTGCCCCTGATCGGACTGGTAGGGTGGTGGTTGCTTCAGCCTAAACCAACTGCTGCGCCGGAGGCTTTACCCTCCGCAACCCTGCAGCGGCTGGACGGCCCGGCCGTCCAACTGTCCGACTTTAAAGGCAAGCCCATCGTGCTCAACGCCTGGGCCACCTGGTGCGGCCCTTGCCGGCGCGAGATGCCGCTCCTGGTGGAGGCCGCACGCGCCCACCCGGGGATCCAGTTTATTTTTCTGAACATCAGCGATGGCCCGGAGGCCGTAAAGGCTTTCCAGCGGGAACTCAAGCTGCAAATCCCCAACGTGCTGCTGGACCCCGAAGCCACACTCAGCGATCCCTTGCGCATTCAGGGCTTGCCAGTGACCCTGTTTTACAACGCCGAGGGCGTGCTGGTGAACCGCCACATCGGCGAGATAAAAGCTGAGACGCTCGAGGCCCTGCTCAAAGCCTTGTAGCCGCGGGCTAGGGGTGGGGATCAAGGCACTGGGTGCACCGGCCATATAGCACAATTTCGTGGCGCTCGGTTTTGAAGCCCTGGGGCGCCATAAACGAGAAGTCCCCTGGACAGCCCTCGAGCTCGAAGACCTTGCCACAGCGTGTGCAATGGAAGTGATGGTGGTGTTTTTTGCCAGATAGCTCGTAGCGCGGGGCCTCACCGGGGAGTTCAACCGGGATCGCGCTGCCCTCTTCGACCAAACCCTTCAGGGTGCGATAGACGGTTGCGATGCCCAGGCCGGGCACCTTGTGCCGGGCGGCCTCGAGCACCTCGGAGGGGGAGAGCGGTCGGTTGAGCTCTTGCATCACCTGACGGATGGCCTGCCGCTGGCGTGTGGAGCGCTCCATACTCTTCAGCATAGCAGATGGGCCTCTTGACATAATGATAATGGGTTATCATTATGAATGCGGTGCAGCAGAGGCTTCATAAAGCCGGCCTGCGGTTTAACTTGGGACTATCTTTGTGAAATGCTGGAAATACCCTGAAAAGCGGATGGTAAAGAAAACGCCGTCTTTCGCTTGGGAGGGGTAGAAGGCTGCCCACCTGAAGACGCGAGGAGGTTATGCATGCGAAGTATGGTTTGGACAGGGGTTGTGCTGGTTCTGGGCCTTGGCATCGCCCAGGCTAACACCCTTTCAATCTCGGCGACCACAGGTTTTTTGGCCGACATGGTGCGGAATGTGGGGGGCAGCCGGGTCTCGGTTGTGCAGGTGGTGCCCGATGGCAGCGATCCCCACAGCTTTGAGCCACGCCCCTCGGTGGTGCGGGCCATTGCCGGTTCCAGGGTTTTGTTTGCCAACGGCCTTTTCCTCGAGCCGTTTTTAGAGAAGCTCGAGGCCCAGCTTCCGGCCGGTGCCCGCGTGGTTAAGCTGGCCGAAGGGATGCCGAACCTGATCGAGGTGGCCGAAAATGGGCCCCACCAGGAAGCCGAGCATGCCCATGACCACGGTGCTTACGACCCCCACCTCTGGCTCGACCCCACCTATGGGCTAAGGTACGTAGAAAAGATACGCGATGCCCTGATAGCCCTGGATCCTGCCGGGCGGGCCATCTATACCCAGAATGCGGCCCGCTATATTCAGCGGATTCGCCAGGTCGACGCCGAGGTACAGCGCTGCCTGGCGGCCATACCTCAGGCCCGGCGCAAGCTGGTTTCGCAGCACGAATCGCTCAGCTACTTTAACCGCTACTACCGCCTCGAAAGCCTGGGCAGCATCGCCGACTTTGTCGGTCAGGAACGGGGCCCAGCCAGCCTGGCCCGGCTGGCCCAGGTAATGAAAAGAGAAGGTGTGCGGGTGATATTTGTCGAGCCTCAGTTTTCACAAAGCCAGGCGCGCTCTTTGGCCGAGGCCACCGGGGCCCGCATCGTGCGCATCTACTCCGATGCCTTCGACCGTGCGGTTGACTCCTACCTCGAGCTGATACAGGCCAACGGTCAGGCTATTTGCACGGCCTTCAAGTAAAGGTATGCGGCCCAATCCCCTCAATGTGCAGTTCTGGCTATGGGGCCAGGATGTGCTGGCGGGCTACCTCGAGGCCTTTGGTTTTAGGAGATACCCCAATGCCAGCGGCCAAGGCTCGAGCCTCTACCGCAAGGGGCCGGTAGGGCTCCACTCGAGCACGGCCTGGCTGGGTATCGCCCAGGGGTGCTGGTCTATAAGCGGCCGGTCGAAGGCTTTTTTCTGCTCGAGGATGACCAGTCCATGCCGCTTCTGCCCGAACAGGCTCGACCGGTGGATCGGGTCTGGGGCCTCGAGGTGCTGCGCTCTTTTGTGGTGGGCTACGAGACCTGGGTTTGGCTCTACGCAGGCCCTGCCTATCGGAAGATGCTGCTAGGGAACCTGCCCTCTATGCTGCGGGGCGATCGGGCTGCTTGGGAGCGCTGGTTGCTGCCGGATGATGGGAGGTAAGCGCGGATGGCCGTTCTACCCTGTTTAGCGCTGGGCGTTCCCGTTGTTCAAAAATGCCACGATGCCTCCTGCCAAACCCCTAGCCAACTGGTCCCGATAGGTACTGGTGGCCAGCCTTTTGCCCTCGGTGGGGTGATTGACAAAGCCGATTTCCACCAGGATGGCGGGGATGCGGGCATTGCGAATTACGTAGAAGGGGGCGGTCTGCACCCCGCGGCTTACCGCACCGGTCTCGCGCACCATGGCCTGCAGGGTTTTGAGGGCGAGCTGTTCGGAAAACTTGAGGTTGGCCTGGGCCAGCAGGTCGCGCATGAGCCGCTGGGCCACACTGCGGGCTTCCTGGGTCAGACGCTGCCCGAGGGAGCCCCCACCGTTTTCCAGGATGGCCTTGGACAGAAGCCGCTGGTCGATGGTCTCGCCAAAGTAGTACACTTCGATGCCCTGGGCGGCCCGCCCGGATGCGTTGGCGTGAATGGAGACGAACAGGGTGCGCTTGCTGTCGGCCATGGCAGCCCGCAGCCCCAGGTCGGCGACCTTGTCGGCCGACAGGTGTTGGTCTGTGCTGCGGGTGAGAAGAACCCGGATGCCCCGGGCCTCGAGCAGCCGCTTGGTGCGGAGGGCCACATCGAGCACCACCTCTTCTTCGCGCACGAACCCTATGGCCCCAGGGTCAACGCCCCCGTGGCCGGGGTCGAGCACCACCACTGGGGTGGGCGGGCCGGCCCTGGGGCGGGGTTGCACGCCGGTGTTGCTGCGCACCTCCAGCACCAAACGCCGGGGATCGGCCAGCTCCATGGTTCGATGATTTGTACCGGGCTTGAGGGTCACCACATAAACCGTGCCACCTGGGTTGGGGGTGGCTCGGTAGCCCACCACCTGGGGCGTGTTAAGCAAGGCCCGCAGGCTGCGGGATGGGGTGCC containing:
- a CDS encoding NUDIX domain-containing protein, which produces MEQVYVLPASVFPAAQASLIPLEAALLRRIEQEGFFLKRPQAEEDPTHRQIIPYAVVRHRGRFFLMRRTKGGAEARLHNRYTLGVGGHINPEDVGGNPVLDGLRRELLEEVGVRAYTAQPVGFIVMADSPVSRVHAGVVFVVEAEDEPRVMEAEKLEGRLASLEEVQQVYEGLEGWSKVVVDWLRARCF
- a CDS encoding BMP family ABC transporter substrate-binding protein, which translates into the protein MRKTWLIGTVMALVLGLGMAQQSNLKACFIYVGPIGDVGWTYAHDEARRAAEKAIPGLTTQYVESVKPADTLATVDRLVAGGCNVIFTTSFDFMDPTLEAAKKYPEVIFAHASGFKRAPNMLTYMADFYQIYYLNGLMAGALTKSGKVGYVAAFPIPELKRHISAFALGVRAVNPRATVNVKWINAWYDPVKAREAAEALMAEGNDILAFTEDTATVIQTAARRRVPSFSHYNSMYKYAPDYVVSGQLVDWSVIYIDILKKVQNGTYTPRNLQNVDYWWLAREKAVMLGAQVGMPINPKFEAALKQASMTVNGKKVSVYDRVMELYKDIQSANPKWDPFTGPIRDRNGILRVPAGRKMTVKELNEMQWVAPGVVGPVPDEPK
- the guaD gene encoding guanine deaminase; this translates as MTVLLRGLILHTPHNPFHTAGALEAFSDGGLALRDGQIVALGSFSEVRKHHPEAPVQDCREGVLLPGLVDTHVHYPQTRVIGAMGYSLLDWLEKRTLPLEARLSDNRLARELAREFVWLLLRNGTTTALVFGSHFQGATANLFGAAEDVGLRIIAGQVCSDRMLRPELHTTPERSYAEQKMLIQRFHGRGRLRYAVTPRFALSASEGLLEVCQALLQEHPDLHFTTHINENLEEIRTVAELFPWSQHYLHTYDRFGLVTERSVFAHNVHPTEPELARLAEARAAIAHCPSSNAFIGSGIFPMNRHLRHGVRFGLGSDVGGGTGFSLLKEGLMAYLAQRYAPEGVGLTPAHLLYLATQAGAEVLGLGETVGSLTPGKAADVIWVRPEPGSTLEVHFRHLDSAEDLLGSLFTLHGEAQVHRVWLEGREVMVS
- a CDS encoding PD-(D/E)XK nuclease superfamily protein, whose amino-acid sequence is MSASLRERIKFLLEQILKNCGLNDYVVQEEYLSPLGSAIRETGRRVDIAVLRKENGELKPYLYIECKEQKTSGSAEDKLFRALEEAKRDRLLGVHSIVVFSGAGFRQSYERWAMVEGFVREEYADLWFKRFFCRE
- a CDS encoding ABC transporter permease, which codes for MEEIINALARALSFGTPLLIACLGAILNERAGVVNLGVEGMMALGALAGFAVAYGSGAGDGNLWLAVLAAMLAGAMAALLHGFVTITLQANQFVSGLALTMVGLGTAGLLGKRFEGLPLFNQPPEWPFTLGAFVLAGLLAFVLYATRTGLSLRSVGENPAAADLLGINVLRVRYAAVAAGGSLAGLAGAYLSLVYRPSWTDGMTAGLGWIAVALVIFVGWSPVRAVFGAVFFGLLYYLQFRLQGQVAVPSEVFASLPYLLVILVLALSGLRGQQGNAPEALGKPYRRGER
- the ade gene encoding adenine deaminase; amino-acid sequence: MNLQLSDLQYAVDVAMGRQPGSLLLKNARLVNVFTLEIQHTHILLAGRLIAAVGPAYAQAPAAEVVDLEGRWVAPGLIDGHVHLESSLVSPAEYAKGVVPRGVTGVVTDPHEIANVAGVAGIEWLMQASEGLPLEVWITVPSSVPSTPLETSGAVLGLAEIERLLAHPRVVGVAELMSFPAILAADATELGKVLLAERSRKSPEGHAPTLVGPALQGYLASGIASDHESTTLEEGRAKLEAGCFLMVREGSTTRNLEALAPLLRPEHGERIGLVTDDRLPSDLLREGGVDFLVRKAIGLGVDPAYAIRAGSWNVARHYRLLRRGAIAPGFQADLVVLDDLHSFRAQAVYQQGRRVARQGRLEVALPKTEVSGAVSHTVRLPELHPQDLQIPASPGKVRVIRAIPHQVLTAEEHLEPTVRDGEVVADPSRDLAKLVCFERHGKNGRIGKGLVTAFGLQKGALACTVGHDHHNLMAVGVSDADIVTAARRLWALGGGMVAVADGEVLAELALPIAGLMTDEPLEVVDARLQDLEAAAKTLGVTLPDPYMALSFLGLAVIPELRLTDHGLVDVRQGAVVGLFVE
- a CDS encoding DNA adenine methylase — translated: MVAEPLFRADLPPLLKWAGGKRWLVKHLQPHWSKHRDRLFVEPFVGGMGVTLGLRPKSALLNDSNPHLINFYQWVRRGLQISIPMVYEREFYLDYRKRFNQLIREKRANTAEAAALFYYLNRTGYNGLCRFNASGEFNVPFGKYKTVNYQTDFSGYREVFRDWEFKTGDFSELAIDPDAFVYADPPYDVEFTQYSPGGFSWNDQVRLVEYLEKHRGPVIISNQLTDRIHELYTKAGYAIIVLPAPRRISCDGNRQDALEILAFKNI